Sequence from the Cucumis sativus cultivar 9930 chromosome 1, Cucumber_9930_V3, whole genome shotgun sequence genome:
TCTTTGGAAGAGCCAAATGCACCAACCACCTTGCcattatatgtttattttcccctcttcttcttattttaagTTACCTATTATGAACACATAAAAGATTGATAAATGTTTATCCCCATCTTCCATCCAGAGGATCAAGAAATCAAGACAAACCAGCAGAATATACTAATTAGATCTTTGATGCTTAAAAATTCCAGCTCGAAGGATGGAAAAGGAGTAGCTACAGGGGAGTCATCTCGAAAGAGGTACCATCATGACGGATGATCTTTTTAGATTGCTAGTTggtcaatttttgtttaaattgtcAGATTTCGCTGCATCTTCTTGCATATGTAGCACTGGATGCAAACAATGgattgttgttttgtttcttataacaTGATGCTTGTAGGcatattcctttttttttctttgttggaatacataattttggttttgactTCTATGTAATATTAAGTCTCAGTTATGGTACCCTGATATTTCCAGGGCTGGGGAAAAAATTTCAGATAGCAGAGCAAAGAAGGCCGCACAAGTATGTTCATCCAAAGGTAAGTTCTGCTCGATCATGTATTCTGAGGATAAATTGGTTGACTGACCCTTACTCCTTGCATATGTTCTTCACTAGAGTTGAAATTCAATGTCTGTGCAGCGGGTTATTAATGCAGTCTTGGGGCATTTATTTTCccccattatttttcttagtcgtcatatttatatatttggttaGAAACCTAACTAAGAATATGAGGTCGTTAGAGAAAACAATCCTCCAGAAACAGGAGTTTCACActaacaacaaaaacaactcCAGTCCAAAAGAACGAGAACAATGTCATAAGATTACAGTACGGTCTAATGATTGACGCCCTAACAGAAATATTAAACTTCCTTCTTAGATTTCTCAACATCCCTGCATCTATTTTCTTAGGCATTATATAGATCAGGTGCTTTCCTGGGatcttaaattaattgtggataaaaaaaatgttgccCAGTATGTTGTCTAAACAAgaatgaaagaacaaaaattggGGATTACCTAGAATACCAGCAGCCTACAATGTTATAGATTGTGGTTGTAAACAACCTTTTACATGGTATAGATAATGGTTGTGTTCTGCATATTAACAAGAAAAATCTTACCCCTTAAAGAACCCAGTGCATCATACTTTCTTTAGCGGTTAACGTCTAGAAATACGCCCAACAGTTAAATTAGTTATCGtatatttgcaaattaaaACACAGGCCATTCAGGGGAGGATGttttttaactctttattttctaatcGATTTATGTTTTCATGTCCAAATCTGATTATTATATGGTTGCTATCATTCATCCAGGAGCATCAAACAATGAAACACCAACTAAGGATCTACAGAATTTGACTGTAGAGAGGCTGCGTGCCCTTCTCAAGGCTAAAGGCCTCTCGCTCAGAGGAAAGAAGGCAAGTATATTCTATTGTGTAACCAATCTTGTTGAATAAGTAAATGGATGcaagtaatttttaaatggttaaaatcacttttgttcTATATTCAATATCACTTCCAACCATGCTCCAAACTGGTGTTTGAGGATTTTTTGACCAATCTGGTGCAGGATGAATTAATTGCCCGTTTGAGAAGCGCGGATGGGTAGACGATGACTGCTAAAGGAGTGAAACATCTGTCAGCTGCAAATCTTCATCGGCATAATTAGGCAAATGAAACCGAGGAAGTTGTGGATTACTGTTTTCTCAACATTTAAATGTGTAGTTAGGAGTAGTTTGGGTGTACTTAGAATTTGCACCAATGGTGGTTTTTGGAAAACCAAGGCGCTGATCCATTAATATCTGTATTCATTTTGATGATGGGAACAAAGCGTTCATAGTTATAAATTACAGAGATGAATTAAGGTGTgtttttctcactttctttgtttaaatCTTCTCTATTTGAAATTCTCCTATGGTTTcgagacatttttttaactgGATACTTAGTTTAAGTGACGTCTTAAGgcttattttctaaaacattcCAGCGTTATTATTCGATCTTCTTGATATTTAGCTAAACTGAACTAAGATAGCTGCttaatcttttataaaaaacaaattattttgcaatattatttCTACATCCTTTATACTCTTGAGTTTTGAATGAGTGGTGGTGTTTAGGTTTCAATCTGTGCCCAATCACATAGTTTTTCTTGGCTTCGAGTTTTAACGTTTTGGACTTAGATTACATACAATCTGTCTTTGTCCTTACCGAAGAATGTAGGTGTCGGCTGAAAATTATCAAGAACAATTATATCATGATGCTTGTGAGAGATGAAAGTTTTTATTATGGCAATTCCCattgttttttgtaatttgggtttcttttcttGTGAGAATTATAATTACGAATATTCTTATTGCTTTTGTGAGAGAGAGTTCCATTCTacacttttaaaatgtgaaaGGAAATACGTTTTTTTGTTATACCCCCGTTTTAATTTAACGAATAAAgtatacaacaaaattaatagtaACAAAAAGTACAACATAATTACGTGGACCGAACCAATATTAGTCGGTCAAGAGCCTTATGATATGATCAAATCTGTCAACATGGACTTTTTTCACCCAAAGAAGACCCAAGTCGAcaagatatatattatcaaagaaattaaaccgTTTAGTGGGCAGGTCGACAAGTGAGagagagtaaaaaaaattgaactccAACATATACCTCCAGTGGCTTCCAACGAACGACGAGTCGTTTTCAACCAAACAGCAATAGCATGATTGGAAACAATAATCGTGGACTTAATTGAGCACCGCCATCAGAAAGTCTTCGTCGACATGTCGTCCAAAGTCCCCCACTGCTCACTATCACCATCACcatccaaaacaaaagaaaaaaaaccatataatatatgaagataaaataaaagggcTAATTGGGAGTGTGGCCGCTCCGGCCACACAAGTGGGGTCCGAGTGGTGTCCACTTTTGGCCGgtgatgttattttttaatctttaaaaatcagttatcatcaaaagaaaaaactatatatatatatatatatatattatattttttatttttgtcacgcttattatatatatatcattctcTCCCTCACGACTGCGTTACACATGcattattgttatttcatCTCAGTTTGATTCCCCTTTTTATCTCTTGCGGCGCCGActacttgaattttgaaagaaataccaattttgtttttcaagaaACTAGAGGAAAAATAGTGTTTTGGTTCTTagcttttttctaatttcatttctttacattaaaatttatttcttgaaTAATGCTTGTTGTTGTTTGCATTACCATAGGTTATATCATATGGATGCAGCCTGTTTTAATAAAGATGGTAGCAGAAAAAATGATAAGTAGTAAATGtgtaaacaaattatttgaaataacaGATTTGTTTGGATGCtaataaaataggaaaagCAAAGATATAGGATTTGAAGTAgtcatattattataattagtgTAAGTTAAAATAGTGGAATAATGTATCCTTTCAAATatcattgttttaaattaacattattagaaattaaaattaaaattaaagaataagaAGGGTGTGTGAATTATTAAGTAAGACGGTGGGTGAGGGTTTTggtttgagaagaaaattaaaaatcacaaATTTGGAAAATCCACATgatatctatctatctatcgTTCTCGGCCGTCTCATCACAGCCTTTTGTCAACTTCACATTCGAGAcatttgcttttatttatttttcctcacacactcttttctttgtgtttatatttttctgCTCAAATTTCGGCCTAACTTAtgttcttttgtaatttatttaaagtcATGTGTTATTTTGGCATCGAGACCTTTTGCTCGATTCAAGTACTGACTGATGCCTAATTTCCCTACGTGCTTAATTGTAACACTCTCCCTCACAaactatctttctttttctcttttaataaaaagatatttattttttattacttgTTTCTATATGATTGTTAGTTGCTGTGTTTTTAGAAAACCtctaataattgaattaaaaaaatcaaaaacca
This genomic interval carries:
- the LOC101215024 gene encoding uncharacterized protein LOC101215024, with product MAPSSSSSGHGASKFLGDLPSRGFFSSTVPSSNPGSMRVYICLHDTAPPEDQEIKTNQQNILIRSLMLKNSSSKDGKGVATGESSRKRAGEKISDSRAKKAAQVCSSKGASNNETPTKDLQNLTVERLRALLKAKGLSLRGKKDELIARLRSADG